A region of Thermodesulfobacteriota bacterium DNA encodes the following proteins:
- the tolR gene encoding protein TolR, translated as MGMTIGNGRRGLVADINVTPLVDVMLVLLIIFMVTAPMMTQGMDVDLPETTAKSLPQKPEPLVITVDKDGQIFIDRIKVAPGLMKQELSQVVTRDKDRQVLLKADKTVAYGLVAKVMADAKEAGVDKLGMVTLPQEERP; from the coding sequence ATGGGAATGACCATTGGCAATGGCCGGCGTGGCCTGGTGGCCGATATCAACGTCACCCCACTGGTGGACGTCATGCTGGTGCTGCTCATCATCTTCATGGTCACCGCGCCGATGATGACCCAGGGCATGGACGTGGACCTGCCGGAAACCACCGCCAAATCCCTGCCCCAGAAGCCGGAGCCACTGGTGATCACGGTGGACAAGGACGGTCAAATCTTCATCGACCGGATCAAGGTGGCGCCCGGCCTCATGAAGCAGGAGCTGAGCCAGGTGGTGACCCGGGACAAGGATCGGCAGGTGCTTCTGAAGGCAGACAAGACCGTGGCCTACGGCCTGGTGGCCAAGGTGATGGCCGACGCCAAGGAGGCCGGCGTCGACAAGCTGGGCATGGTGACCCTGCCGCAGGAAGAGCGCCCGTAA